The following proteins are encoded in a genomic region of Brachypodium distachyon strain Bd21 chromosome 1, Brachypodium_distachyon_v3.0, whole genome shotgun sequence:
- the LOC112270704 gene encoding uncharacterized protein LOC112270704 has translation MEHGDGERAAKRAEPSASATADGGGEEDLLSALPDDVLLHILARLRSAAFAARTSALSSRWRRLWALLPTLEFCPLDVYRIGPALAAHEAEARATLLCLRVFLWEANAASVAAWIPAAARRLSGSLTLVNSVDDWEADGGVFELPCFENATSIRLGLGFLGIAVPASEDPCVLGEALSTPHCPSLRRLTVWNARGHRQIHHAFRVSAAAEAVRSGGLRAAHSGYAGAQRVACQRLLWSIYESGSAGCQYLGSGARVA, from the exons ATGGAGCACGGCGACGGGGAGCGCGCCGCCAAGCGAGCGGAGCCCTCCGcttccgccaccgccgacggAGGCGGAGAGGAGGACCTCCTCAGCGCGCTACCGGACGACGTCCTCCTCCACATCCTCGCCAGGCTCCGCagcgccgccttcgccgcgcGGACCAGCGCCCTCTCCAGCCGCTGGCGCCGCCTCTGGGCGCTCCTGCCCACCCTCGAGTTCTGCCCCCTCGATGTGTACCGCATCGGCCCGGCCCTCGCCGCCCacgaggcggaggcgagggCGACCCTCCTCTGCCTGCGCGTCTTCCTCTGGGAAGCCAACGCCGCCTCCGTGGCGGCCTggatccccgccgccgcgcgccgcctctccGGCAGCCTCACCTTGGTCAACTCCGTGGACGATTGGGAGGCCGACGGGGGCGTCTTCGAGCTGCCCTGCTTCGAGAATGCCACCTCCATCAGGCTCGGCCTGGGGTTTCTCGGCATCGCGGTGCCGGCCTCTG AAGACCCCTGTGTGCTCGGTGAGGCTCTCTCCACGCCGCACTGCCCGTCGCTGCGAAGGCTCACTGTCTGGAACGCCCGGGGGCATCGACAGATTCACCATGCATTCCGAGTCTCTGCTGCAGCTGAAGCTGTGCGATCTGGAGGACTTCGAGCAGCTCACTCTGGTTACGCCGGCGCTCAGAGAGTTGCATGTCAGCGGCTGCTTTGGTCAATTTATGAATCCGGCTCGGCTGGTTGTCAGTATCTCGGCTCCGGAGCTCGCGTTGCTTGA
- the LOC100843424 gene encoding uncharacterized protein LOC100843424: protein MKMTRSIWLLARCGGPRTAWQTPLRSSVPLFLRGPNSTQLNSSSMAERIEEGGETAAKRAKLCPTGAGVGEEGEGEDRLSALPDDILLHILNSLGNAEAAARTSVLSRRWRRLWALLPVLHFFFRARHDKVPAALTALDAAHAALDAAHTDGEATPPLRRLGVIVSRSSAESLQAWLPIAARRLAGDLTLIELNNEEEGDEPPCGGGAFELPCFEKATQIWLDLVRGFHSLAMPPSGVFVRLTDFHLDGAQLHGPCALGEAVSSPRCPSLQRLTVSSVGGLGNLAIHSASLLEIELSGSELQQLTVAAPALEKLTVLHCFDGVSEPVADISAPQLASLTWRDAYDPMSVQFGEMSNLQWLGTSFFLVYGHPGFERNRDSARLLRHFEAVHTLSLLLAHMWMSIEDMHDPDYLMEEMTRLPDIRFLTLILLTTGHSFGASSFHVFRMCTGIKKLMLTFKSRKECEVATACASGCICDQPTNWKTED from the exons ATGAAGATGACGCGGTCCATTTGGCTTTTGGCACGTTGTGGAGGTCCTAGGACTGCGTGGCAGACGCCGTTACGTAGTTCCGTCCCTCTTTTTTTGCGGGGCCCTAACTCAACTCAACTCAACTCCTCATCAATGGCGGAGCGCATCGAGGAAGGGGGGGAAACCGCCGCCAAGCGAGCCAAGCTCTGccccaccggcgccggcgtcggcgaggagggggagggggaggaccGCCTGAGCGCGCTGCCCGACGACATCCTCCTCCACATCCTCAACAGCCTCGGCAACGCTGAAGCCGCCGCCCGGACCAGCGTGCTCTCccgccgctggcgccgccTCTGGGCGCTCCTCCCGGTGCTCCACTTcttcttccgcgcccgccacgatAAGGTGCCCGCCGCCCTCACCGCTCTCGACGCCGCCCACGCCGCTCTCGATGCCGCCCACACCGACGGCGAGGCAACGCCGCCTCTCCGCAGGCTCGGCGTTATCGTCTCGCGCTCCTCCGCGGAATCCCTCCAGGCCTGGCTCCCCATCGCggcccgccgcctcgccggcgacctGACCTTAATTGAGCTGAATAatgaggaggaaggggacgagcccccctgcggcggcggcgcctttGAGCTGCCCTGCTTCGAGAAAGCCACCCAGATCTGGCTCGACCTGGTTCGAGGGTTTCACAGCCTCGCCATGCCGCCTTCCGGCGTGTTCGTCCGGCTCACCGATTTCCACCTAGACGGCGCCCAGCTGCACGGTCCTTGCGCGCTCGGCGAAGCCGTCTCCTCGCCGCGGTGCCCGTCCCTGCAGAGACTCACCGTCAGCAGTGTCGGAGGCCTCGGCAATCTTGCCATCCACTCTGCGTCTCTCCTGGAAATAGAGCTCAGTGGATCTGAACTGCAGCAGCTGACTGTCGCCGCTCCGGCACTCGAAAAGTTAACTGTTTTACACTGCTTCGATGGCGTGAGTGAGCCGGTTGCCGACATCTCAGCCCCTCAACTGGCATCACTCACGTGGAGAGATGCTTATGATCCAATGTCTGTCCAGTTTGGCGAGATGAGCAATCTGCAATGGCTGGGCACCTCCTTTTTCCTTGTGTATGGACACCCTGGCTTTGAACGCAATCGTGACTCTGCGAGGCTGTTGCGGCACTTTGAGGCCGTCCACACTCTTTCTCTACTGCTGGCACATATGTGGATGAGTATCGAG GACATGCATGATCCTGATTACTTGATGGAAGAGATGACAAGGCTCCCTGACATTAGATTCTTGACCTTGATTCTTTTGACAACTGGACATTCTTTTGGAGCCAGCTCATTCCATGTTTTCAGGATGTGTACTGGTATAAAAAAGCTGATGCTAACATTTAAAAGTCGTAAGGAGTGTGAG GTGGCAACAGCGTGTGCATCAGGTTGCATTTGTGATCAACCTACAAACTGGAAAACCGAGGACTGA
- the LOC100843734 gene encoding uncharacterized protein LOC100843734, with the protein MEEGRETAAKRAKDCPSPTSAGEEGGEDHLSALPDDILLRIFHTLGSAETAARTSVLSRRWLRLWALQPALSFFFGARHDKVPAALAALDAAHAALDAARGDDDEATPPLRFLVVFVSRSSAESLQAWLPIAARRLAGDLHFIEIPRHEEEEEGDEAARDGGAFELPCFERATAISLELVRGFHGLSLPPTGVFARLTNFHLDGARLHGPCTLGEAVSSPRCPTLRRLSIVSVGGIGNLAVHSDSLLEMELKGCELQQLTVAAPALIKLTVFLCFSSATRPVADISAPELVTLGWRDAYDPTSVHFGEMSQLQWLGTSFFIVYGQPGLAQNLDCARLLQHFEAVQALNLVLAYMSSMEGMQDHNYLMEEMTRLPDIRFLTLFLLTTGHSFGASSFHVFRMCTGIRKLMLTFNNPTDMEVPTECASGCICDQPTNWKTEELVLRRLEDIEIQYFPGTENDFALVERLFSWAAVVKTVTISFNRSITGSMANEFCQRILGFSRPEICVKFYVYHNICQRVLYVPED; encoded by the exons atggaggaagggagagaaaCTGCTGCCAAACGAGCCAAGGACTGCCCCAGCCCCACcagcgccggcgaggaagggGGGGAAGACCACCTCAGCGCGCTGCCCGACGACATCCTCCTCCGCATCTTCCACACCCTCGGCAGCGCCGAAACCGCCGCCCGGACCAGCGTGCTTTCCCGCCGCTGGCTCCGCCTCTGGGCGCTCCAACCGGCGctcagcttcttcttcggcgCCCGGCACGACAAGGtgcccgccgccctcgccgctcTCGACGCCGCCCACGCCGCTCTCGATGCCGcccgcggcgacgacgacgaggcgacgccgccgctccgcttcctcgtcgtcttcgtctcgCGCTCCTCCGCGGAATCCCTGCAGGCGTGGCTTCCcatcgccgcccgccgcctaGCCGGCGACCTCCACTTCATAGAGATTCCGCGacatgaggaggaggaggagggggacgAGGCCgcccgcgacggcggcgccttTGAGCTGCCCTGCTTCGAGAGAGCCACGGCGATCTCGCTCGAACTGGTCCGGGGGTTTCACGGGCTCTCCCTGCCGCCTACCGGCGTGTTCGCGCGGCTGACCAATTTCCACCTGGACGGCGCCCGGCTGCACGGTCCTTGCACGCTCGGCGAAGCCGTCTCCTCGCCGCGTTGCCCGACCCTGCGGAGACTCTCCATCGTCAGTGTCGGGGGCATCGGCAATCTTGCCGTGCACTCTGACTCTCTCCTGGAAATGGAGCTCAAAGGATGTGAACTGCAGCAGCTGACTGTCGCTGCTCCGGCGCTCATAAAGTTAACCGTGTTCCTCTGCTTCAGTAGCGCCACTCGGCCGGTTGCCGACATCTCAGCTCCTGAACTGGTGACACTTGGGTGGAGAGATGCTTATGATCCAACGTCTGTCCACTTTGGCGAGATGAGCCAACTGCAATGGCTGGGCACCTCCTTTTTCATTGTATATGGACAGCCTGGCCTTGCACAAAATCTTGACTGCGCGAGGCTGTTGCAGCACTTTGAGGCCGTCCAGGCTCTTAACCTAGTGCTGGCATATATGTCGAGTATGGAG GGCATGCAGGACCATAATTACTTGATGGAAGAGATGACGAGGCTCCCTGACATTCGATTCTTGACCCTGTTTCTTTTGACAACTGGGCATTCTTTTGGAGCCAGCTCATTCCATGTTTTCAGGATGTGTACTGGTATAAGAAAGCTGATGCTGACATTTAATAATCCTACGGACATGGAG GTGCCTACTGAGTGTGCATCAGGTTGCATCTGTGATCAACCTACAAACTGGAAAACTGAGGAACTTGTGCTGAGGCGCCTTGAAGACATAGAAATACAATATTTCCCAGGAACTGAAAATGATTTTGCTCTTGTGGAACGACTGTTCAGTTGGGCAGCAGTGGTGAAAACAGTGACAATAAGTTTCAATCGATCAATCACTGGAAGTATGGCCAACGAGTTCTGCCAGAGGATACTAGGTTTCTCCAGGCCAGAAATATGTGTGAAATTTTATGTGTACCATAACATCTGCCAGAGGGTTTTGTATGTTCCAGAAGACTAA
- the LOC100844038 gene encoding mitogen-activated protein kinase kinase kinase 5 isoform X1, with protein MPSWWKRSKSAFHPSPTTAHSSAPASPARASTSRRRDEDSAASAGAGAGDPFVLRRRQLTRQRKLRHVDDIDALLADLGIDVASPSSPPPPHSRGRASASDARSDNAAEGVGGVAPPPRSASSPVLHPLPLPSPRRRPAELDTPEPAAEASNERPSLQIPRVTGQIVQKFPELNDLCPNGTKRPATSHHRKAFRDKFQDKSLAENTNFRLNIPAKSAPSSGFSSPVCSPRRLSNADVSSAVASAQGPQVWSAPSIRTMDFLGASSPTGVPEQSRYSCALRSPIFMPRNTSAPPSPMHNPKLFPDNQILRTEGNGSVSFHPLPLPPSAISPMQTAFSNQRAPKVEMASVACEWQKGKLLGSGTFGCVYEATNRNTGALCAMKEVNIIPDDAKSAESLKQLEQEIKFLSQFKHENIVQYYGSDTIEDRFYIYLEYVHPGSINKYVKQHYGAITESVVRNFTRHILRGLAFLHGQKIMHRDIKGANLLVDINGVVKLADFGMATHLSTAAPNLSLKGTPYWMAPEMVQATLSKDVGYDLAVDIWSLGCTIIEMFDGKPPWSDLEGPAAMFKVLHKDPPIPENLSHEGQDFLQCCFKRNAAERPAAIELLDHPFIRNSSHYSKHGSIYAFAGIKVNDNGYGFRDKTSSRSDPGGKTKNTIGETNNVRPFESSAFRLTPLTMQDVTPNFPPQPLGLASNPSSFAILTNPMHFPIANPQPSPLPRPNGRGSVLNI; from the exons ATGCCGTCGTGGTGGAAGCGCTCCAAGTCCGCCTTCCACCCCTCCCCCACCACCGCCCACTCCTCCGCGCCGGCCTCCCCCGCGCGGGCGTCCACCTCGCGGCGCCGCGACGAGgactccgccgcctccgccggggccggggccggggaccccttcgtcctccgccgccgccagctcaCGCGCCAGCGGAAGCTGCGCCACGTCGATGACATCGACGCGCTGCTCGCCGACCTCGGCATCGACGTCGCAtccccctcctcgccgccgccgccgcactccaGGGGCCGCGCCTCCGCGTCCGATGCCAGGTCCGACAACGCCGCCGAGGGGGTCGGGGGGGTGGCCCCGCCGCCGAGGTCCGCGTCCTCGCCCGTGCTGCACCCcttgccgctgccgtcgccgaGGCGGCGCCCTGCCGAGCTGGACACGCCCGAGCCGGCGGCAGAAGCCAGCAATGAGAGGCCGTCCTTGCAAATACCCAG GGTGACGGGTCAGATTGTGCAAAAGTTTCCTGAGCTTAATGATTTATGTCCAAATGGTACAAAGCGGCCAGCCACTAGTCACCACAGAAAGGCGTTCCGTGATAAGTTCCAGGATAAGAGTTTGGCTGAAAACACAAACTTCCGGTTGAACATTCCTGCTAAAAGTGCTCCAAGCAGTGGATTTTCAAGTCCTGTATGCAGCCCTCGGAGACTGAGCAATGCTGACGTCTCATCTGCCGTGGCATCTGCTCAAGGTCCCCAAGTGTGGTCAGCTCCATCTATCCGCACTATGGATTTTCTGGGAGCTTCATCTCCTACAGGGGTTCCAGAGCAATCTCGTTACTCTTGTGCACTGAGAAGTCCTATTTTTATGCCAAGGAATACCAGTGCCCCTCCATCACCTATGCACAACCCAAAATTATTCCCAGACAACCAAATTTTGCGTACTGAAGGCAATGGGAGTGTCAGTTTCCATCCATTGCCACTTCCTCCTAGTGCTATAAGCCCAATGCAAACAGCTTTCAGCAACCAGCGTGCTCCAAAAGTTGAAATGGCTTCAGTGGCTTGTGAATGGCAAAAAGGAAAACTTCTAGGTAGCGGTACATTTGGCTGCGTATATGAAGCTACTAATCG GAACACTGGAGCTCTTTGTGCGATGAAAGAGGTCAACATAATTCCTGATGATGCTAAATCTGCAGAGTCATTGAAGCAATTAGAGCAG GAAATAAAGTTTCTAAGCCAATTTAAGCATGAAAACATTGTTCAATATTATGGCAGTGACACT ATTGAAGACCGCTTCTACATTTACCTGGAATATGTTCATCCTGGTTCAATCAATAAGTATGTCAAACAACATTATGGAGCAATAACAGAATCAGTCGTCCGCAACTTCACCCGCCATATTCTCAGAGGTCTAGCATTTTTGCATGGCCAAAAGATTATGCATAG GGATATCAAAGGAGCAAATCTGCTAGTTGATATTAATGGTGTAGTGAAATTGGCTGACTTTGGGATGGCTACGCAT TTAAGTACTGCAgccccaaatctttcattgaAGGGAACACCATATTGGATGGCTCCAGAG atgGTTCAGGCTACACTATCTAAAGATGTAGGCTATGATCTTGCTGTTGATATCTGGAGTCTTGGTTGCACCATCATTGAGATGTTTGATGGAAAACCTCCTTGGAGTGATCTTGAAGGG CCTGCTGCAATGTTTAAGGTTTTGCATAAAGACCCACCGATTCCTGAAAATTTATCCCATGAGGGACAAGATTTTCTGCAATGCTGCTTCAAGAGGAATGCAGCGGAGAGGCCAGCTGCAATCGAGTTGTTGGACCATCCATTTATCCGGAATTCAAGCCACTACAGCAAACATGGTTCCATATATGCCTTTGCGGGAATTAAAGTCAAT GATAATGGATATGGATTCCGAGACAAAACATCCTCAAGGAGTGATCCAGgtgggaaaacaaaaaataccaTAGG TGAGACAAACAATGTTAGGCCTTTCGAGTCGTCAGCTTTTCGATTGACTCCGCTAACAATGCAGGACGTCACCCCTAATTTTCCGCCTCAGCCTTTAGGTTTAGCCTCCAATCCTAGTTCTTTCGCCATCTTGACGAACCCCATGCATTTTCCGATTGCAAATCCTCAGCCTAGTCCACTGCCAAGGCCTAATGGGAGAGGTTCTGTTCTAAACATATAA
- the LOC100844038 gene encoding mitogen-activated protein kinase kinase kinase 5 isoform X2 — protein MPSWWKRSKSAFHPSPTTAHSSAPASPARASTSRRRDEDSAASAGAGAGDPFVLRRRQLTRQRKLRHVDDIDALLADLGIDVASPSSPPPPHSRGRASASDARSDNAAEGVGGVAPPPRSASSPVLHPLPLPSPRRRPAELDTPEPAAEASNERPSLQIPRVTGQIVQKFPELNDLCPNGTKRPATSHHRKAFRDKFQDKSLAENTNFRLNIPAKSAPSSGFSSPVCSPRRLSNADVSSAVASAQGPQVWSAPSIRTMDFLGASSPTGVPEQSRYSCALRSPIFMPRNTSAPPSPMHNPKLFPDNQILRTEGNGSVSFHPLPLPPSAISPMQTAFSNQRAPKVEMASVACEWQKGKLLGSGTFGCVYEATNRNTGALCAMKEVNIIPDDAKSAESLKQLEQEIKFLSQFKHENIVQYYGSDTIEDRFYIYLEYVHPGSINKYVKQHYGAITESVVRNFTRHILRGLAFLHGQKIMHRDIKGANLLVDINGVVKLADFGMATHLSTAAPNLSLKGTPYWMAPEMVQATLSKDVGYDLAVDIWSLGCTIIEMFDGKPPWSDLEGVITWSV, from the exons ATGCCGTCGTGGTGGAAGCGCTCCAAGTCCGCCTTCCACCCCTCCCCCACCACCGCCCACTCCTCCGCGCCGGCCTCCCCCGCGCGGGCGTCCACCTCGCGGCGCCGCGACGAGgactccgccgcctccgccggggccggggccggggaccccttcgtcctccgccgccgccagctcaCGCGCCAGCGGAAGCTGCGCCACGTCGATGACATCGACGCGCTGCTCGCCGACCTCGGCATCGACGTCGCAtccccctcctcgccgccgccgccgcactccaGGGGCCGCGCCTCCGCGTCCGATGCCAGGTCCGACAACGCCGCCGAGGGGGTCGGGGGGGTGGCCCCGCCGCCGAGGTCCGCGTCCTCGCCCGTGCTGCACCCcttgccgctgccgtcgccgaGGCGGCGCCCTGCCGAGCTGGACACGCCCGAGCCGGCGGCAGAAGCCAGCAATGAGAGGCCGTCCTTGCAAATACCCAG GGTGACGGGTCAGATTGTGCAAAAGTTTCCTGAGCTTAATGATTTATGTCCAAATGGTACAAAGCGGCCAGCCACTAGTCACCACAGAAAGGCGTTCCGTGATAAGTTCCAGGATAAGAGTTTGGCTGAAAACACAAACTTCCGGTTGAACATTCCTGCTAAAAGTGCTCCAAGCAGTGGATTTTCAAGTCCTGTATGCAGCCCTCGGAGACTGAGCAATGCTGACGTCTCATCTGCCGTGGCATCTGCTCAAGGTCCCCAAGTGTGGTCAGCTCCATCTATCCGCACTATGGATTTTCTGGGAGCTTCATCTCCTACAGGGGTTCCAGAGCAATCTCGTTACTCTTGTGCACTGAGAAGTCCTATTTTTATGCCAAGGAATACCAGTGCCCCTCCATCACCTATGCACAACCCAAAATTATTCCCAGACAACCAAATTTTGCGTACTGAAGGCAATGGGAGTGTCAGTTTCCATCCATTGCCACTTCCTCCTAGTGCTATAAGCCCAATGCAAACAGCTTTCAGCAACCAGCGTGCTCCAAAAGTTGAAATGGCTTCAGTGGCTTGTGAATGGCAAAAAGGAAAACTTCTAGGTAGCGGTACATTTGGCTGCGTATATGAAGCTACTAATCG GAACACTGGAGCTCTTTGTGCGATGAAAGAGGTCAACATAATTCCTGATGATGCTAAATCTGCAGAGTCATTGAAGCAATTAGAGCAG GAAATAAAGTTTCTAAGCCAATTTAAGCATGAAAACATTGTTCAATATTATGGCAGTGACACT ATTGAAGACCGCTTCTACATTTACCTGGAATATGTTCATCCTGGTTCAATCAATAAGTATGTCAAACAACATTATGGAGCAATAACAGAATCAGTCGTCCGCAACTTCACCCGCCATATTCTCAGAGGTCTAGCATTTTTGCATGGCCAAAAGATTATGCATAG GGATATCAAAGGAGCAAATCTGCTAGTTGATATTAATGGTGTAGTGAAATTGGCTGACTTTGGGATGGCTACGCAT TTAAGTACTGCAgccccaaatctttcattgaAGGGAACACCATATTGGATGGCTCCAGAG atgGTTCAGGCTACACTATCTAAAGATGTAGGCTATGATCTTGCTGTTGATATCTGGAGTCTTGGTTGCACCATCATTGAGATGTTTGATGGAAAACCTCCTTGGAGTGATCTTGAAGGGGTAATAACTTGGAGCGTTTAG